In Pseudoduganella albidiflava, a single window of DNA contains:
- a CDS encoding TonB-dependent receptor: protein MQVKQFKLNAMALAAAQIAFMAGAAHAQTADAGNATTATVVVTGQRASLENAQKIKQNSDEIVDSIVAADIGKLPDKSVTEVLQRVVGVTIDRTMSRSDPEHYSVEGSGVSIRGLSWVRSELNGRDSFSANGGRSLNFEDVPPELMAGVDIYKNPSAEQIEGGIGGLVNLRTALPFDFKGRKVALSASTTYSELKGGKWSPSASILLSDRWKTGIGEVGVLVDFAHSESGTRTDGFQVEPYYPRSNIVDGRTVWIPKGAQWRTLNFNRERQGLYGALQWKKDANLRSHVTFFKSKYDMQWDENAIFAASNPYNFQVAPGATWGANGQFLTGTFSSPQDGGIDYGADTRVASRKSDTTDISWNVEWRVGDSWTFTSDLQRIKAKSNGFDSTVATAVKMPTQTLDLTGDRPNLIFNDAQRAHLANPGNYYWNFTQEHLDQSESESKALKLDAKYTFENPVLRDVRFGVRFTKRDATTELSNPDYHWAAVTAPWMGSSISKLAYLSDPRFAGNTYLGTFDNFFNGKANVPSVVFPNVSVATGFPQSYAALHEYYQILCREAAANAGTTPNCAPWTPAAFGGNPSGINEQEEKTKAFYTQLRFGWDDLKMPIDGNIGVRYVKTDMNANGYTVFNNTSAVVNPPQTLSGVPIPNIPAYSAGQNYENSYSNVLPSLNLRLKARDDLQFRFALARAISRPDFSQLQGYTTLSQSTDTTTTVFPDRPSNTNVNSVSQTGEGKGNPMLKPIKSDQLDLTGEWYFGKSSSITLAMFHKRLKDIIVNQTYQYAIPDVNGRMYNFNVTAPVNGASGRATGFEVAYQQYFDKLPGAWAGLGVQANYTYVDSNTKLSTSTFTAYCTGGNNVANVNLNQNGCDTNGQSFGDLPLQYLSKNAYNLALLYDYGKWSARAAWSWRSKNLQGVNVNGTRGGDGTDTNPNSATPGATNIGWALPTWADDYGQLDASVSYQFNERMQIVVDGSNLTDSKYKQLMQQGIGMMGRAWFVSGPRYSAKLNYSF from the coding sequence ATGCAGGTGAAACAATTCAAGCTCAATGCGATGGCTCTTGCCGCCGCGCAGATCGCGTTCATGGCCGGTGCGGCCCACGCGCAAACCGCCGATGCGGGCAATGCCACCACCGCGACCGTCGTCGTGACGGGCCAGCGCGCGTCGCTGGAAAACGCCCAGAAGATCAAGCAGAACTCGGACGAGATCGTCGATTCGATCGTCGCCGCCGATATCGGCAAGCTGCCCGACAAGTCGGTGACCGAGGTGCTGCAGCGCGTGGTCGGCGTGACGATCGACCGCACCATGTCGCGTTCCGATCCCGAGCACTATTCGGTCGAAGGTTCCGGCGTGTCGATCCGCGGCCTGTCGTGGGTGCGTTCGGAACTGAACGGCCGCGACTCGTTCTCGGCCAATGGCGGCCGCTCGCTGAACTTCGAGGACGTGCCGCCCGAGCTGATGGCCGGCGTGGATATCTACAAGAACCCGTCCGCCGAGCAGATCGAAGGCGGCATCGGCGGCCTGGTCAACCTGCGCACCGCGCTGCCGTTCGACTTCAAGGGCCGCAAGGTCGCGCTGTCGGCGTCCACCACGTATTCGGAACTGAAGGGCGGCAAATGGTCGCCGTCCGCGTCGATCCTGCTGTCGGACCGCTGGAAAACCGGCATCGGCGAAGTGGGCGTGCTGGTCGACTTCGCGCACTCCGAGAGCGGCACCCGTACCGACGGCTTCCAGGTCGAGCCGTACTACCCGCGCAGCAATATCGTCGACGGCCGCACTGTCTGGATCCCGAAGGGCGCGCAGTGGCGCACGCTGAACTTCAACCGCGAACGCCAGGGCCTGTACGGCGCGCTGCAGTGGAAGAAGGATGCCAACCTGCGTTCGCACGTCACCTTCTTCAAGTCGAAGTACGACATGCAGTGGGACGAGAACGCGATCTTCGCCGCGTCGAACCCGTATAACTTCCAGGTCGCGCCCGGTGCGACGTGGGGTGCCAACGGCCAGTTCCTGACCGGCACCTTCTCATCGCCGCAGGACGGCGGCATCGACTACGGCGCCGATACGCGCGTGGCCAGCCGCAAATCCGACACCACCGACATTTCCTGGAACGTCGAATGGCGCGTGGGCGACAGCTGGACCTTCACCTCCGACCTGCAGCGCATCAAGGCCAAGAGCAACGGCTTCGATTCCACCGTGGCCACCGCGGTCAAGATGCCGACGCAGACGCTGGACCTGACCGGCGACCGCCCGAACCTGATCTTCAACGACGCCCAGCGCGCCCACCTGGCCAATCCGGGCAATTACTACTGGAACTTCACGCAGGAACACCTGGACCAGAGCGAGTCCGAGTCGAAGGCGCTGAAGCTGGACGCCAAGTACACCTTTGAAAACCCGGTGCTGCGCGACGTGCGCTTCGGCGTGCGCTTCACCAAGCGCGACGCGACCACCGAACTGTCGAACCCGGACTACCACTGGGCAGCCGTCACGGCGCCATGGATGGGTTCCTCGATCAGCAAGCTGGCCTACCTGTCGGATCCGCGCTTCGCCGGCAATACCTACCTGGGCACCTTCGACAACTTCTTCAACGGCAAGGCGAACGTGCCGTCCGTGGTGTTCCCGAACGTGTCGGTGGCCACCGGCTTCCCGCAGAGCTACGCCGCGCTGCACGAGTACTACCAGATCCTGTGCCGCGAAGCGGCCGCCAACGCGGGTACCACGCCGAACTGCGCGCCATGGACGCCGGCGGCCTTCGGCGGCAACCCGTCCGGCATCAACGAGCAGGAAGAAAAGACCAAGGCGTTCTACACGCAGCTGCGCTTCGGCTGGGATGACCTGAAGATGCCGATCGACGGCAATATCGGCGTGCGCTACGTGAAGACCGACATGAATGCCAACGGCTACACGGTGTTCAACAACACCAGCGCCGTGGTCAATCCGCCGCAGACGCTCAGCGGCGTGCCGATCCCGAATATCCCCGCTTACTCGGCCGGGCAGAACTACGAGAATTCATACAGCAATGTGCTGCCGAGCCTGAACCTGCGCCTGAAGGCGCGCGACGACCTGCAATTCCGCTTCGCGCTGGCCCGTGCCATCTCGCGGCCGGACTTCTCGCAGCTGCAGGGCTACACCACGCTGTCGCAGTCGACGGACACCACGACGACCGTCTTCCCGGACCGTCCGTCCAACACGAACGTGAACAGCGTGTCGCAGACGGGGGAAGGCAAGGGCAACCCGATGCTCAAGCCGATCAAGTCCGACCAGCTGGACCTGACGGGCGAATGGTACTTCGGCAAATCCAGCTCGATCACGCTGGCCATGTTCCACAAGCGCCTGAAGGACATCATCGTCAACCAGACGTACCAGTATGCGATCCCGGACGTGAACGGCCGCATGTACAACTTCAACGTGACCGCTCCCGTGAACGGCGCGAGCGGCCGCGCCACCGGCTTCGAGGTGGCCTACCAGCAGTACTTCGACAAGCTGCCGGGCGCCTGGGCCGGCCTCGGCGTGCAGGCCAACTACACCTACGTGGACAGCAACACGAAACTGTCGACCAGCACGTTCACCGCCTACTGCACCGGCGGCAACAACGTGGCGAACGTGAACCTGAACCAGAACGGCTGCGACACCAACGGCCAGTCCTTCGGCGACCTGCCGCTGCAATACCTGTCGAAGAACGCCTACAACCTGGCGCTGCTGTACGACTACGGCAAGTGGTCGGCCCGCGCGGCGTGGAGCTGGCGCTCGAAGAACCTGCAGGGCGTGAACGTGAACGGCACGCGCGGCGGCGACGGCACGGATACCAATCCGAACAGCGCCACCCCGGGCGCCACCAACATCGGCTGGGCACTGCCGACGTGGGCGGACGACTACGGCCAGCTGGACGCTTCCGTGTCGTACCAGTTCAACGAGCGCATGCAGATCGTCGTCGACGGCTCGAACCTGACGGACTCGAAGTACAAGCAGCTGATGCAGCAGGGGATCGGCATGATGGGCCGCGCATGGTTCGTCTCGGGCCCGCGCTATTCCGCGAAACTGAACTACTCGTTCTAA
- a CDS encoding GH35 family beta-galactosidase has product MKTAKQIFTKSLLAGACAMVVSAAMAAELPRVVSKDGRHALMVDGAPYLILGAQAHNSSNYPKALPQVWAAVADAQANTLEIPIAWEQVEPVEGKFDFSFVDTLVKEAREKDVRLVLLWFGTWKNTAPAYLPEWVKFDNKRFPRMVDEKGKSSYSHSPFGTETLKLDKRAFVEFMKHLKAIDGDRQTVIMVQVQNEVGTYGLVRDHSPAAQKAFNGPVPAAVLAKQKSPVKGKASGTWKEVYGAYADQYFHTWAVANYIEEIAKAGRAVYDLPMFVNNALRDPVEPMAPWKGNFASGGPTYDVLGIYEAAAPHIDVAGPDIYLHESDKVAKTLEQFHTKDNPLFVPEIGNSEDFARVAYAVFGQGGIGFAPFGIDYFAFSNYPLGSKATDKTMTEPFGKVYGAFRPMMREWAKWGFEGRTRGVFEHDDRKPQSIALDGWKATVSFRQRQFGDSMEKNDPLEGTEKPNGGLAIAQVADNEFIVVAQNARIKFDPAGRNAGKPSMYARVEEGQYADGKWVMERVWNGDQTDYGLNFGARPFVLKIKLGTYQ; this is encoded by the coding sequence ATGAAAACCGCCAAGCAGATTTTCACGAAGAGCTTGCTGGCCGGTGCGTGCGCGATGGTGGTTTCGGCGGCCATGGCCGCCGAGCTGCCGCGCGTCGTATCGAAGGACGGGCGCCACGCCCTGATGGTCGATGGCGCGCCGTACCTGATCCTGGGCGCGCAGGCGCACAATTCCAGCAATTACCCGAAGGCGCTGCCGCAGGTATGGGCCGCCGTCGCCGACGCGCAGGCCAACACGCTGGAGATTCCGATCGCCTGGGAACAGGTCGAGCCGGTCGAAGGCAAGTTCGACTTCAGCTTCGTCGACACGCTCGTCAAGGAAGCCCGCGAGAAGGATGTGCGCCTGGTGCTGCTGTGGTTCGGCACCTGGAAGAACACCGCGCCGGCCTACCTGCCGGAGTGGGTCAAGTTCGACAACAAGCGCTTCCCGCGCATGGTCGACGAGAAGGGCAAGAGCAGCTACAGCCATTCGCCGTTCGGCACAGAGACGCTGAAGCTCGACAAGCGCGCCTTCGTCGAATTCATGAAGCACCTGAAGGCGATCGACGGCGACAGGCAAACCGTGATCATGGTGCAGGTGCAGAACGAAGTCGGCACCTACGGCCTGGTGAGGGATCACAGCCCGGCCGCGCAGAAGGCGTTCAACGGTCCCGTGCCGGCCGCCGTGCTGGCGAAGCAGAAATCTCCCGTCAAAGGGAAAGCCAGCGGGACGTGGAAGGAAGTCTACGGCGCCTACGCCGACCAGTACTTCCACACGTGGGCGGTGGCCAACTACATCGAGGAGATCGCGAAAGCCGGCCGTGCCGTCTACGACCTGCCGATGTTCGTGAACAACGCGCTGCGCGATCCCGTGGAACCCATGGCGCCGTGGAAGGGCAACTTCGCCAGTGGCGGCCCGACCTACGACGTGCTGGGCATCTACGAGGCGGCCGCGCCGCACATCGACGTGGCCGGTCCGGACATCTACCTGCACGAGTCCGACAAGGTGGCGAAGACGCTCGAGCAGTTCCACACGAAGGACAATCCGCTGTTCGTGCCGGAGATCGGCAACTCGGAAGATTTTGCGCGCGTGGCGTATGCCGTGTTCGGCCAGGGCGGCATCGGCTTCGCGCCGTTCGGCATCGATTACTTTGCGTTCTCCAACTACCCGCTGGGTTCCAAGGCCACCGACAAGACGATGACCGAGCCGTTCGGCAAGGTGTACGGGGCGTTCCGGCCGATGATGCGCGAATGGGCGAAGTGGGGCTTCGAAGGGCGCACCCGCGGCGTGTTCGAACATGACGACCGCAAGCCGCAAAGCATCGCCCTCGACGGCTGGAAAGCCACTGTCAGCTTCCGCCAGCGCCAGTTCGGCGATTCGATGGAAAAGAACGATCCGCTCGAAGGCACGGAAAAGCCGAACGGCGGCCTGGCCATCGCGCAGGTTGCGGACAACGAATTCATCGTCGTGGCGCAGAACGCGCGCATCAAGTTCGATCCGGCCGGCCGCAATGCCGGGAAACCTTCGATGTACGCGCGCGTGGAAGAAGGGCAGTACGCCGACGGCAAGTGGGTGATGGAACGCGTGTGGAACGGCGACCAGACCGACTACGGTCTCAACTTCGGCGCCAGGCCTTTCGTACTCAAAATCAAACTGGGGACTTATCAATGA